From Zea mays cultivar B73 chromosome 3, Zm-B73-REFERENCE-NAM-5.0, whole genome shotgun sequence:
AATTGCATGAAGTATGCGAAAGTATTCATACACTCACAAGAAAGACATATTGGCCCAAGTTGCATCAATTTAGGTTGTATTCAGTGGTTAGCGTAAAATAGGAGACACGAAACTGTATACGAAATTGTATATGACATTATTCGCAGCGTAGAGTTTAAAATAAGAGATAAGACAGAGATCTGCTGGAGATGGCCTTAGAAAAGGCAAAAAGTTGAAAACATATTTGGGTGGTGTCAATTACGAGAAGTTTTGGTAGGGGTCAAAAGTTCTAACAACCCGGCCAGTCCATCACAAAACGGCCAGGGTCAAAACTGGCTAGATGGACACACCATATCGGCTAGATCGATTTCGTCTCCGTTGCGTTGTACTTCTAGTACAACTTTAATGTGATAATAGTGCTAAAAAAAATTAGTAGACATATTTGCTCTCTATGCACCGAAGCTCCTTTCATCTACCAAAGAATTGATTGATCAAATAATCTATAAGATACTAAACATTATTTTTTATGATTTTATCATAGTTTACATAGGCCTCTCTCATACCCTTAGTTATCTTAATCTAAttactctattaagaacctaatatTGACACCTGGTTGCTACCACGACTTTACTCTCCTCACGCCTAGCGTCCACACAGCGCGCGTAAAAGATAGTGCAGAGTGAGCACTCAAACTCACGCCCTTTGCTCCATAAATTTAGAAGCTAACCACTAGACCATACATactttagtgtttagaaataaacaataattatatttacaGTCTACACGTAGCTCTCCTGCCTCGTGGGAACACATGAGCACATACTATGTACTTTTATAAAGAGTAAAATACGGTAGCAGTTCTCAAACTTGACACACTTTATCACTTGAATCACCGAACTCAGAAAACCATTAAAACGGGTCCTCTAACTTAGCCGGTTCATATAAAATCGTACAAAACCATGTTTACTGGAACCAGATGCCGACGTTCTATGCCATGTTATTTAACACACTAATCAAATTTTAGAGTCCCAATTGACACATTATGTTAAGCCAAATGACACATTATGTTAAGTTTTGAGATCCAAGTAACACAACATCATGTAAGTGACATATCCTTTCATTTATTATGAAAAGAATTTGGATATACCAAAGAAACGAAAAACTAGCCATTGAGTGGGAACGAAAAAAGACGGACGGGAGATAGACTGTTAAGAAAAAATAAGGAAAAACGGGAAAGCAAAGAAAAACCGGGAAAAAGGTCACGAAaggggaaaagggaaaaaggtTAAAACGGTCACGAAAAGGGATTTGGAGAAAAGATTTACAACTTTTTAAGAACACTGTCGTCACGTTATAGAGCTTATGAAAGTCCACGTCGATCATGGAAACACTTTTATCAAGTGTAAACTAACATGTTATCTTTTGTGCAGACCATGCTAAGCAGTAAGCACGGAATCAAACGACAAGCTGAGTGCAAGAAGTACCTGCAACACTGGGTTCCTGTGTAGCGCCTTCCTGCCGCGCGGTCGCCCTGCAGCAACCGAGTGCCCTCTGCGCGGGGGCGACGGAGGCCTTGAGGGGGACCCTGCCGTTCTTCACCCCCGCCGCCGCGGCGTCCAAGGCATGGAGCCTCGTGGCGGAGGAAGGCGGGAAGCTGCACGCCATGGAGTTGATGGATCGACGCGCTGATGGCGCGAGCGCAGGTTGCCACGAAGGTAGGTAAGGATACAGAGCAACAACCGAAGAACGCCGAAGAGAGTAGGGAGAGTATTTAGTTCCTCGTGTGCTATATCAAATCAATTCCCCATTTTCTAGCGTCAACGGTGGCGCCGCCTGTCTCCGCCACAGAAAATACCGTGACCGGCGAGCGGAGAGTTGGCGCGGCCGCGGCGCACCACATGTTCGACCTTCCTTGGGATCTAGCGGACGGCGGGGCcacaaaatatttcttttctgGAACGACCACCGGCCTTCTCGATTGGACGCCGCGTCGCGTGGGCCTAAAATCAACAGAAAAGGGAGCGGCCCAACTAATATTTGGTCgccgctcgctcgctcgctctaGGACGTCGGAAGCCACCAGCCCAGCCCATACCGACTTTTCTTCTccccccttcccccccccccccccccccccccaccggcGAGCCGACGAACCCACCCTCGTGGCACGTACGGCACCGCCGCGATGTCGTTGCCGGCAGCGACCGCGCCGTCCTCTTCGGGGGCGACGCAGCCCACGGAGCAGCAGGGAGGCTCGAGGGAGCGGCGGGTGGAGTCGCTGGGATGGCTGACGGAGTCGGCGGTGATGCCGAAGAAGCACAAGGCCATCGAGGGGGTCGGCGCCGCTTCGATCCTCGACCTCAAGGCCCAGCTCTACCGCACCCAGGAGGAGGCCCGAAACCCCACAGCCCCCGGCGCCGCTGCTTCCGGCGGGGAGTTCCGCCGCGCAAAGATACGCTCCGCACCCACCGACCCTCTCGGGGCCAAGAACTCCGGCGTTGAATCCCGGGCCCACAAGTACGTTTCGTGTATAGATTTGCAGTcagtttggtgcagatgttgtatGACTATTTGATTgcagttttgtgtggaattgattGACCTGTGGCGATCCCTTTTTAGGATTTAGATGCCCTAGATGGTTAATATGAGAGCTTTGGTAAAGAAAATGGGGAACAGATAGCCCCTTTTACGATAAAAACATATCCCAAATTTATTTGGTTGCATTTTAATGTTTTGGTTTACGAAAGATTTTTTTATGTAGCATATAGAAAACTAAGAAAAGAAGCATTTCGTCATCATTGTTATATGCTTGTTACTTTGTAAATTCGTGTACTCCAATAGGATGGTCGAGCACTAATTGACCTTGATCACTCTGCAACTTGATGATTTCAGGGAATGTGATTCACATTGTTTATTGAATTGGAAGTGAACACTTTTTAAGCATTTTCTTAGTAATTACCAACTCAAAACAAAACAATGTAGCTGTTGTTAGCTATGTCATATAACTTTGGGTTTATCCAAACCACAGTCCAGTTTTCTCTTGCAGTTTAGAATTTAAATAAACTAACAAAAGATAGAatgaaatatatttttatatgAAAAGTAATATGGTGTTGTTCTCTTTCTCCGTGCAGTTAACTGCTACCCTGGCCACAATTTTCTATTACTTTGCAGTTTAAGTATTTCCATTCGAATTAGTCCTATTTTTTTATTCTTTATACTGCATTTCCAGCTGCCAAGGTTTCAATGCAAGTAAGCAACTGTCTTCTGTTTTCAGCCTCATGTAGCCATAAGTCCTTTTTTCTCATGCTGTTGAGTTTTGAGTATTGACCAGAACTAAATGCCTCCTCTACCGTTGCGCTTTGTGCACAGGGATAAGCTGGAGCTTAAAGCCGTGAAAGACGGTTCTGCAAGCTATGCTGCTCTAGAAAAGAAAGCAGAGTTGtatgaaaaattatacagaggcgAGCTACCTGACGAAGAAGACAAAGAGAAATACTGTGTGGATTTCTTCCAAAAAAGTTCCGATCGTATCTATGAGCCTCAGATGCCAGAGATTAGCCACAGAGCCACTGATGCTGCAGAGCCGGTAAATGATCATGAAGATTCTATGCCTAATGCGAAACCGTTGGGGCTTGGCCGAGCAGGCACTACAATCGACAGAGATGAGCACAAGCGCTTTGTGAGGTACTGTTTTCTATGGGCACTCTCTGCGGTCTGCGCGGACACTCTTATCAAGTTATGTTGCATTAAGCACTTCTATTTTTCCCTTATTATTTTGTAGATGTAAAAAACAAAATAATTTAGCTTTCTCTAGGACAGGTGAAGAATGAAATAAAAAATGGTACTATATTCCTAGCACTGAGCATTTAGTGCATAGGCAAAAAAATGAATATGAATTGAGCTTTCATCATGACCTATTGAGATTTTAGGTGTTATGTTATTGTTTATGTGTTAGCCCATTGGGGCGCATGAAACGGAGCAGCCCCAGACTATGCCATGGCTAGCACATTTTTCATGCCATTGCATGGTGTTCTTAGTATTAAATTTGTTATTTAAAATAAGATAGATTGAGTTGGTTTCTTCATTTAGGGATTGGTTTCTTAAAAGTCGAGTCACCCTATCCATATGAAAATGGGATTGCAGTTAATCAAGAAATAGATCTAGACTTCATGTCTCCCTCTCTATCCATGTCCTTGTGGTGCAGCTGCTGGGGATTGGCATAGTTTCACTGCTTGGATTGAGGTCCATCTAAGTTATGCCCTTGGCATACTATCTTTTATGTCCAATCACTTCAGATATATATATTAGATACCTGATTTGAAATATCGAGCAAAAAATGAATAATATATAGTTTGGTACTTATATCAGTTTCAGACTATATTTGTGACATGGTGAGATCACTAAACAGTGAACTCCATTGCCACTAGTGAAGTAGTGATATCGGTATATCACTGAACCTCTTGACTTCAACGCATTTTCCCTCTCTTTGTAATATATTATTGATCTTTTGACTTCAACACCTTGATTTATCTTGGCAATATTGTGTGCCCACTTAAGCCTTCTTCGGTTGCACGTGAATTGAGGGGTTCAATAGGAAGAGATTTAAGGCATGTTTGGTGTGGCACCTAAGCCGCCACACCACGCCACACTTTTCAAGCCGCAGGGATTTGGCCGCCGCGGGTTAGGCGCGGTGTGGCGGTGTAGGCGCCACACCAAACATGCacttaatcccctccaatccccctcaatccaactAGCCCTTACGAGTTTGTACTATGTCACAATGATGTGTTGAACCAAACATGCacttaatcccctccaatccccctcaatccaactAGCCCTTAGGAGTTTGTACTATGTCACAATGATGTGTTGTGACCTTTTGATTGATTTGCATGATGGTACATCTGCAGGGAAGTTCATGAGGAAGTAACTGAGGCAAGGCAGAAGGCCTCAACAGTAAGATCTCGACGACAAGAGCAGGATGCTGCTCGTAGAGAGAAACTCAGGCAAGCTTACCTGAAGAAACGGTTGGAAAAGTTGATTGCTGAAAAACAggcctcttcagccagtgatgacCTACCCAGCTAGCTAGTATATGTGCTTGCATGTCCTTCCCAAGTAGCAGTCTAGCAGCTGTAATGGTCTGTTTTCATGCATTCTCATGGAACGCTTACTGTAAAGTCTCTTTTGACCCAGTACAGTCATATTCAAGATATAGCGTTTGCAAGTACTGCCGGTGTTGCAGAATATTGTTGTACACAAATCTAGATAATGCCACAATGATTTTACACTAGAACATCAGGCGTCCTTTGGATGCCCTGCAATTGTTCGAAGAAACTAAATTGTTCAACGCATAACAAACATGGTTCTATAACTACACAGTAATATTGAAGATCTAACCAAAACATTGGTACATAAATTCTATTGTATGTATTCTGAAACTTTGAAATAATAGGAAAATATCTCTCTTTCCAAGAATCAATATTATGTATCTGCTTCATTCCATCTTGACCATAGTGGATCACATAGGATGATTTAGGTCATGTTTTTGGTTCACGACTAACTACGATACTTTGTTTAAGATTAGTCgtccgaattgaagaactaatcttaaaaaaaaagaaaaggttgACAAAGTGTGATAGTCAACAAACCAAATAGGCCCTAATTCACACCCAAATTTCTGGATAAATGAATTCGATATATGAGTGTTCGGTATCAATATCTACAGTCTAAGTACTATACTTGACAGTAGGGATATCATTTGTTTTAGCTGtgataatatatatatttttttgcgTTGGAGGACATTATTATATACACAATCATACATACAACTCTATAATAAGCAATTTAACGAGCAGTTAGCACGAAACACAAATTATCTCCAGATGAAAAACACCGGGTAGAAGACTCGGTGTCATCAAAATGTGCAAGTCGACTACAAAAGATACATATCTGCGTGAGCTGACGGTTCCAACTAGTGGTATTTATaaattccactaaaaatcacagttCTGTAATATACAGCTGATTGATTCATCCAGTTACAGTGAACCATCGGGAATTTGGAACAGACAAATGTTCAGCTTTCCTGCATGAGAATATGGAAGATGGTTATGCTTTCACCCATAAGAAAAACAGGGGCTGGGGAGGGAGGCTATCCAACAGGCGGGGCAAGTATAATATACACCTTTTTCTTGTTATATTCAATCATCGCCTTCTCAAATTCTGCACGTTTCTCAGTAGCTATATCATAATACTTGACCTTTTCCTGTGAAATGAATTAAGTGAAAACTATTGTTTCTATAAGTCAAATTTCATAATCATATAGAAGGCACAAGCGTGCAGTATTTACAATTTAAAGAATCCATAGTTTATCTTTATATTTGCAAAAATCCTACTGTTTTCGTGTTTCGAATCGTTTGCTACCATGCACAGTAAGAGTAGCTAGAATGGCCCGTGGGCACCAAACCAAGGTTGAGTGAAGATGTACTAGGGGTGAAGATGTTCCAAAACGGTTGAAACCATTCAAACATACATGCTAAGCAACCTAGCTGCCCAGTACCGACAGAGCAGCGTACACACCAAGTTAATTATGAGTATTGATCTGCTTTGATCAAACTGGTAAAACTGTCAGTGAACACCCCTAAAGCAGCTCATAAGTGGGGAGCTCAAATACTGGGACAGTAAGTAGCAACTATACACTTAATGTAACATACGAAATAATAGCAAATGTGCACTGATGTAGAATAATCCAAATGAACCAAAGCTACAGTACTCATAAACTTCATTTTGACTTTTTGAGCATGTAGGTCAGAAAAATTCATAGTTAACACAGCCATGCCAATTGTCCCTTCAAACTCTCTAAAGTATAAACTTGTGAAAGAACTTAAATAAGAAATGGGCCATGGGCCCAAGGGAAATCGCTTCCTCACCATTAGAATAAAAGGGTGGCAATAGCTCATGTTCTTTGAAGTTTGAACTGGACATTAACCAAATAAAGCATAATATAAAGACCTTCTGATCCCTATATATTGTTTCCCACATAAAATGGTTGATCAGGAAAAAAAAGAAGTATAGGCAAAACCCAAACTGCATATCCAGTGCACCGTGGTCAAATTTGCATCACCATTGTGGAATCAAGCAATTTACATCAGCAGGCAGCATAAGGTGGTAAATAACTAATGGAACACGACTATCAGGCTGCAAGGAGAAAATGCTGACCTCAAATGTCATTGTATTCCATTTTTCGCCACATGCCTTCCCTATCTGCAGGGCAAGGTATATTACTACAAGACTAAAGATTTGAAGGCTTAACATTCAAGTAATGAAAACTTACTTCCTGCATTGATTTTACACTTGGTTTTTCTTGCTTATAGATCTTGCGAAAATCCTCCCTTCAGCACAACAGAGTTTCATTATAGATTGGCGTATAACACAAAGCCAAATAACTGAAAGAGCTTTCACATTCGTGTTACAACTAAAAATATGGGAGAAACCTCAGGGAGTAATCAATATGTTAAATGACAGTGTGTCAATATGGTGGTTGCAGCATAAAGCATTTTATGTTAAATAAGATTTCGATAAGTAACAACACATGTTTTTTTTATAAACCCGTGTGAAGTCGACCTGGACTGTGAGTACGGTAAGATGATTACTTTGTTAAGTCAAATGTTCTTCACACGAGCGTCATATGAGAAGTTCAGCAATGACATTAACCGATCATCTCAACCCTAAATGAAACTGAAAGACAAAATCACATTGCACAAAAAGCACAAACGGGCAAATCTGAGCCTGGAAAGAGGAAAATTCAAATTGCTTCACCAACATAGTGTTTGGTTCCGGAGTAAGGTGGGACCTCCCAATTTATTCTGCTCAAATGCTTTCGCTCTCTAAAATCTCCCAGACGGCCGGAACCAAACACTCTCCAAATGATGCCTTCAACTTAATAAGATTGCTGACCGGCTTCCCAACTGGAAGGCTCGTCTGCTCAGTCTGGCTGGTAGGACAGCGTTAGTGAGGCATGTGTTTTCGGCAATTCCTGTTTATATCCTTATGGCCATGAGTGTTCCTAAATGGGTGATCAAGTCCATCGATAAACTCAGGAGGGGGTTTCTATGGAAAGGAAGGAAGAATGTTAACGGTGGAAGCTGTCTTGTTCCTTGGGAAATAGTTACCAAGCCCCTAAAATATGGCTGCCTTGGAGTTTCTAATTTACAATTCAAAGGTTGGGCTTTACAGGTGAAATGGTTATGGCTGCAAAAAACTGATCCGTCCAGACCATGGTAGGGAATGAATCTTCCTATTCAACAGCAAGTAAGACAGTTTTTTAATCTTTCGGTCTTTCATGTGGTCGGAGATGGGACAAGCACTCTCTTTTGGTTTGATAAATGGTTGAATGGGAAGGCTATCTTTGATATTGCACCAGAGGTTGTCTGTTTGGTGAACAGTAGAGTCAGCTCGACCCGGACGGTTGCTCAAGCTATGGACAACTGGCGTTGGGTTAGGGATATTGGGAGTCATCTTTCTATGGTTGGGCTGCAGCAGTATTTAAAATTATGGGATGAGATTGGACAGGTGACTCTTTCACAGGAGGCGGACAGGCTTGTTTGGAGACACACGGCTTCTAGGTAGTTTTCCTCAAAGTCCTGTTATAAAGCCTTCTTCTTCGGGTCCATTTCCTTTGAGCCTTGGAAACGATTGTGGAAGACTTGGGTCCCCCTAAATGCAAGTTTTTCCTTTGGTTGGCTTTAAGGAATAAATGTTGGACTACGGACAGACTCCTAAGGAGAGGGCTGCAATACCCGGTGTGTTGCCTCCTATGTGATCAGGAGCAGGAAACAATCCAACATATCCTCTGCACCTGCAGTTTTTCTAGGGATTTTTGGCATCTCATTTTGTCGTCCATCGGGCTTGGTAACCTCACTCCTATTGTTGCTGAACAGTCATTGCTGTGTGGTGGGAAAAGGTTTCTAAAAGAGTGCATAGGTACAAGAGGAAGGGTTTCAATAGTGTCATTATTCTTGGAGCTTGGTGCTTATGGCTCACTCGTAATAGGGCTGTTTTTGATGGAGTGAGCCCTTCCATTAGTTTGACTAAGAGGTTGTTTCTAGATAAATTGATCTGTTGGAATAAGGCGGGAGCGAAGCATTTAGACAGTTTGGGGATTATTGTCACTTTAAATAGGGTCTAGTAGGACCCTTCAGGCTCCCTCCCCCCCTTGTGGGGGTGCTGGAGTGGATGCTTGAGGGTTTGGTCTTGGTCtgttttttctttcttcttttttttctacCCTCTGGGTGTTGTATTTCGGTCCACTTTGGACCTTTcctctcttaatataatgatgtgcaATGATGTGCAGCTCTCCTATGCGTTCGAGAGAAAAAAAACTTCAAGTAACCTAACCTCCCAGGATCCCAATTCCCAAATCAAAAGAAAGAAACTACAATGGTGAGCCCATTCAGCGGCTAGCAAACCAATACATACCACAGATACCAAGCAGTACCTTGCACCTAATACTAGCATACACTAGAATTCCCTGATAGGTAACTGGAACCCCTAACTAACCAATCGCTTAGCCGAGGCTAGAGCAGTAACACCCAGCAGACACGAAATCCGTAGCAGGCAAATTAACAGGGGAGGGAGCAGCAGAGAACACACATGAAGTAGAAGAAGGCGGTGGGTGGCTTCTTGGGTGCGCGGGGGTCGCCCTTCCCCGCCGGCTTGGGCCTCGGCTTCCGCTTGGTGCTGCTCGGCCTGGGAGCCATCGCCACCGTCTTGAGAGGCTTCGGCGACGTCTGCGACCTAGTCTTCATCTATGCGCGTGGGGGTCGGGGTTTACGCAAGGCTTGGAGCCCGAGGACTGTGGAGAGCGGCAGCCAGAGGAGAGGGAGCAGACACGCACAGGGTAGGGGGGAAGGGAAGACGATCTGGCCGCTGAGGCGCTGAGCATCCGCCTCTCGTGGGCCGGAAGTGTGACACACCAGCCCATGGTGCTAACTGGGCTTCCAACCGGCGCAAATAAACGGCTGCGTGGTCGATGCCTGATGGTTTGTGTGATTTTGTGCCACATcgacgggtgatgactgggcgagGAGGATTAAGCCATAAGTACAGGGGTCAGGTGGGAGTAGAGACTCATCTTTGCGCTTGGGGCAATGACGCAGCTTATGAGGTCATACCGAGGCGCGTCAATTGCTGGTTGAAAACTATTTCCAAACCCCCTCTTTGGCCCTCGGGCCACTGAGAATTTCTGGAAGGGTCCCTCCTTTTCGAAGGTGTGAGAACCCTACAATCTTAAACCAAAGTTAAAAATGATCAAGTTAAAATAGACAGGTCTACTATGGACATTGCGTCTTTCACCCACTCGGGTACAAAACATTGCGGCTGTTAGCTAGATACACTCTCTCTACCCCAGCCTCTATGGTTGCAGCTTGCAGGCACTTGATGAAGAGGAAGACCGTAGCTCAACTCATTTTCCCAATCGTCAACAGCAGCGCATGCTCGTTTGATACAGTTTATAGCTAGCGACTGACGTGGCAACAAGCTGTTAGCCCCAAGATGATTTGCTTGTATCGAGAAATTCTGATTGGCTTTAGTTTAAATTGGCTTTAGTTTAAAACGGTTTCTACCGTTTCTATACTATATAGAAAAACATCAAAAACACCATTAAACTGTTAATCTTGTGGTGTTGTGGCAGCTTGCACTCTAGCGTGGGACCGTGGCCGAGTGGAGGCTGGCCGGTCATGACGGGCTATCGGCTAGACGATGGGCTGGCGACGATGGCAGGCGAGCCACAGGATAGCGACGGTGTCCTGGCGGCTGGCGATGAGGTTAGGTGGGCGGCTGAGCGGTAGGCCAACGATGATAAGCTGACTGTTGGACGACGGTTGGGCAGCGAGCACAACGCTAGGATGAGCGCTAAACAGGGGTTGGATGCTATGGACGTGTGATTGATGCCTTTCTCATTTTGTGTTTTAGTCGATATAGGTTGGGCCCTAGGGTGATGGGctatgtcggtgttttgggtccgcccgcacacccggggttgcccctcaaggtgtttttaggagtaggacggtgtcaacgactgtagcaaaatggttcgtgccgatcgcacgagagacagtggacaagatttacaggttcgggccgcttagagatgcgtaacaccctacgtcctggtgagtatacgagcgtggttacaagagggctctctggattgaaggcacagagagtttacgtgggtggctaagtaagatagcgtcgatcgttctgaaggggtgccccctaggcct
This genomic window contains:
- the LOC100285256 gene encoding HMG1/2-like protein, translated to MKTRSQTSPKPLKTVAMAPRPSSTKRKPRPKPAGKGDPRAPKKPPTAFFYFMEDFRKIYKQEKPSVKSMQEIGKACGEKWNTMTFEEKVKYYDIATEKRAEFEKAMIEYNKKKES
- the LOC103651386 gene encoding uncharacterized protein At4g18257: MSLPAATAPSSSGATQPTEQQGGSRERRVESLGWLTESAVMPKKHKAIEGVGAASILDLKAQLYRTQEEARNPTAPGAAASGGEFRRAKIRSAPTDPLGAKNSGVESRAHKDKLELKAVKDGSASYAALEKKAELYEKLYRGELPDEEDKEKYCVDFFQKSSDRIYEPQMPEISHRATDAAEPVNDHEDSMPNAKPLGLGRAGTTIDRDEHKRFVREVHEEVTEARQKASTVRSRRQEQDAARREKLRQAYLKKRLEKLIAEKQASSASDDLPS